The following coding sequences are from one Epinephelus moara isolate mb chromosome 7, YSFRI_EMoa_1.0, whole genome shotgun sequence window:
- the si:dkey-4e7.3 gene encoding inosine-uridine preferring nucleoside hydrolase isoform X3, which translates to MMKKKLLVDVDCGVDDAQAIMLALAAPNVELLGVTCVHGNTTVENVCKNALRVLQACNKLEIPVFKGAAKPILGNSLSVGHFHGQDGLGDAPDPNAPGLELVQKEGAVSAMIRIVNENPGEVSLVATAPLTNLALAVRMDPSLPSKLRGLYIMGGNTESRGNTTVCGEFNFAADPEAAYIVLNDYQCPTYLACWEFTCYSKLSWEFCDAWLAQDTEKAHFMARIFRHSIVASKNESLDKVFITGSGFVSCDSYAVAAAVDDSFITESDQYPVSVELAGTYTRGMMVVDTVGFLKKAHKAFIMKKVDLKKFEEMMMAALQ; encoded by the exons ATGATGAAGAAGAAGCTGCTGGTGGATGTAGACTGTGGGGTTGACGATGCTCAGGCCATCATGTTGGCGCTGGCCGCCCCCAACGTGGAGCTCCTAGGCGTCACCTGTGTGCACGGAAACACCACAGTGGAGAATGTGTGCAAGAACGCACTGCGAGTTCTGCAAGCCTGCAATAAACTGGAG ATTCCAGTGTTTAAAGGTGCAGCTAAGCCGATCCTTGGGAACAGCCTCAGTGTGGGACACTTCCACGGGCAGGATGGGCTGGGAGACGCTCCCGACCCCAACGCTCCTGGTCTGGAGCTGGTCCAGAAGGAGGGCGCTGTGTCAGCCATGATCAGGATTGTCAATGAAAACCCAGGAGAG GTATCTCTGGTTGCCACGGCACCCCTCACCAACCTGGCTCTGGCTGTGAGGATGGATCCGTCTCTACCGAGCAAACTCAGAGGGCTCTACATCATGGGAGGCAACACTGAAT CTCGAGGAAACACCACAGTGTGTGGTGAGTTCAACTTTGCTGCTGATCCAGAAGCTGCGTACATCGTACTGAACGACTACCAGTGTCCCACCTACTTGGCCTGCTGGGAGTTCACCTGCTACAGCAAGCTGTCCTGG GAGTTTTGCGACGCCTGGTTGGCACAGGACACTGAGAAAGCTCACTTCATGGCGCGGATCTTCCGCCACAGCATCGTGGCATCAAAAAACGAAAGCCTCGACAAAGTCTTTATTACCGGCTCAGGTTTCGTCTCCTGCGACTCGTACGCCGTGGCAGCCGCCGTGGATGATTCATTCATCACAGAGAGCGACCAATATCCAGTGAGCGTGGAGCTGGCCGGCACATACACCAGAGGCATGATGGTAGTAGATACTGTGGGCTTCTTGAAGAAGGCGCACAAGGCTTTTATCATGAAGAAGGTGGATTTGAAGAAGTTTGAAGAGATGATGATGGCTGCTTTACAGTAA
- the si:dkey-4e7.3 gene encoding inosine-uridine preferring nucleoside hydrolase isoform X1 has protein sequence MARIFYCLTTTSLIYCGTVRRLTAADHWWLQSVRGRVAAVKHYTSSSPHSGTGSMMKKKLLVDVDCGVDDAQAIMLALAAPNVELLGVTCVHGNTTVENVCKNALRVLQACNKLEIPVFKGAAKPILGNSLSVGHFHGQDGLGDAPDPNAPGLELVQKEGAVSAMIRIVNENPGEVSLVATAPLTNLALAVRMDPSLPSKLRGLYIMGGNTESRGNTTVCGEFNFAADPEAAYIVLNDYQCPTYLACWEFTCYSKLSWEFCDAWLAQDTEKAHFMARIFRHSIVASKNESLDKVFITGSGFVSCDSYAVAAAVDDSFITESDQYPVSVELAGTYTRGMMVVDTVGFLKKAHKAFIMKKVDLKKFEEMMMAALQ, from the exons ATGGCGCGGATATTCTACTGCCTTACAACTACATCTCTCATCTACTGCGGGACTGTGAGGAG GTTGACTGCAGCTGACCATTGGTGGCTCCAGTCCGTGAGAGGAAGAGTAGCAGCCGTCAAACATTACACTTCATCTTCTCCACACTCAGGGACAG GGTCCATGATGAAGAAGAAGCTGCTGGTGGATGTAGACTGTGGGGTTGACGATGCTCAGGCCATCATGTTGGCGCTGGCCGCCCCCAACGTGGAGCTCCTAGGCGTCACCTGTGTGCACGGAAACACCACAGTGGAGAATGTGTGCAAGAACGCACTGCGAGTTCTGCAAGCCTGCAATAAACTGGAG ATTCCAGTGTTTAAAGGTGCAGCTAAGCCGATCCTTGGGAACAGCCTCAGTGTGGGACACTTCCACGGGCAGGATGGGCTGGGAGACGCTCCCGACCCCAACGCTCCTGGTCTGGAGCTGGTCCAGAAGGAGGGCGCTGTGTCAGCCATGATCAGGATTGTCAATGAAAACCCAGGAGAG GTATCTCTGGTTGCCACGGCACCCCTCACCAACCTGGCTCTGGCTGTGAGGATGGATCCGTCTCTACCGAGCAAACTCAGAGGGCTCTACATCATGGGAGGCAACACTGAAT CTCGAGGAAACACCACAGTGTGTGGTGAGTTCAACTTTGCTGCTGATCCAGAAGCTGCGTACATCGTACTGAACGACTACCAGTGTCCCACCTACTTGGCCTGCTGGGAGTTCACCTGCTACAGCAAGCTGTCCTGG GAGTTTTGCGACGCCTGGTTGGCACAGGACACTGAGAAAGCTCACTTCATGGCGCGGATCTTCCGCCACAGCATCGTGGCATCAAAAAACGAAAGCCTCGACAAAGTCTTTATTACCGGCTCAGGTTTCGTCTCCTGCGACTCGTACGCCGTGGCAGCCGCCGTGGATGATTCATTCATCACAGAGAGCGACCAATATCCAGTGAGCGTGGAGCTGGCCGGCACATACACCAGAGGCATGATGGTAGTAGATACTGTGGGCTTCTTGAAGAAGGCGCACAAGGCTTTTATCATGAAGAAGGTGGATTTGAAGAAGTTTGAAGAGATGATGATGGCTGCTTTACAGTAA